Part of the Aquabacterium sp. NJ1 genome, GGTAGCCCACGCCCACCTCGGTGAGAAAGTGGCGGGGCTGGGCGGGGTCGTCCTCCAGCTTTTGGCGCAGGTGGCCCACATAGATGCGCGTGTAGTGGTTGCTCTCGGCGTAAGCTGGCCCCCACACCTCGCGCAGCAATTGGCGGTGCGTCATGACCTTGCCCGCGTGCGCCAGCAGCACGCACAGGAGCCGGTACTCGATGGGGGTGAGGTGCACGGCCTGGCCGTTGCGCGTGACCTGGCGGCGGATGAGGTCCACCTCGATGGTGCCGAACTTGAACACGGGTTGCTCGATGTCGGTGCCGCGGCGGGCGCGGCGCAGCATGGCGCGCACACGGGCCAGCAGCTCGCCGACGGAGAAGGGCTTGGTCAGGTAGTCGTCGGCACCGGCGTCCAGCACGTCGATCTTGTCGACCTCGGCGGCGCGTGCCGACAGCACCAGCACCGGCATGCTCGACCAGGTGCGCAGGTCGGTCACGAACTGGCGGCCATCACCATCGGGCAGGCCCAGATCCAGGATGACCATGTCGGGCTTGCGTGTGCCAGCCTCGATCAGGCCGTGCTGCATGGTGTCGCTCTCGACCACGCGGCAGCCATCGCCTTCCAGCGCGGCGTGCACGAAGCGGCGGATGTGCGGGTCGTCTTCGACCAGCAAGATGGTGTAAGGGTTGAGGCTCATCGGCGTGCCTCCGTGTTGGTGTCCAGCGTGGCGCCTGGCCTGGCAGGTGAGGGCATGTCCAGCTCGGGCTCGATGGCTGGCGGGTGGCCCAGCGGCAAGGTGAAGCGCACTTCGGCGCCACCCTCTGGCGGGTTCAGGGCCTCGATCTGGCCGCCATGGGCTTCGACAATCACACGGCAGATCGACAGGCCCAGCCCCACGCCGGGGATGGCGGATTCAGGCTGGCCGCGCTCGAACACATCGAACACATGGTGCAGTTTGTCTGCCGGGAAGCCCGAGCCGGCGTTGCGCACACTGACCAGCATCCGGGCGCCATCGGTATGGGCTTGAACATGGATGTCGGAGCCGGGCGGGGCGTACTTGCTGGCGTTTTCCAGGAGGTTGCCAAAGACGCGTTCCATCAGCACCGCATCGATGGCGACCAGGGGCAGCGTGTCGGGCAGTTGCACGGTGATGCGGTGGCCATGCAGGCTGTGCCCCAGCAACTGGATGCTGGCGCCGATCACCTCTTCGATGGGCTGCCACTCCAGGCGCAGCGGCAGCTGGCCGGCTTGCTGGCCGCTTTGCAGCCGGGCCATGTCCAGCAGGTTGCTGACCATGCTGTGCAGGCGCATGGCCTGGTCGCGGATGGCGCCCGCCATTTCATGGGCAGGTGCGGGCAGCGGCGGTTGCAGCAGGGTGAGCGTGTCGGCCAAGCCGAAGAGCGAGGTCAGCGGCGTGCGGATGTCGTGCGACAAGGCTGACAGGATCGAGCCGCGCAGGCGCTCGTCATTCATTTCCAGCTGGGTCTGGTGGGCCACGTTCACAAAGTGCAGGCGCTCCAGGGCGGTGGCCACCAGCGAGGCCAGGGCGTCGAGCAGCGTGCGTTCAGTGGCCAGTTTCTGGGCGCGTGCATGCGAGGTCGAGATGATCAGCACCCCGCGCGCCCGGGTGGAGCCCGTCAGCGGCAGCATCACGTGCAACTGGTCGTCGTCGCCGGCGTGCTGGGCGCCGTGGCCCTTGTAGTCGCGGTAGACGGCCTGGGCCATCAAGGCCATGGTCGTGGGCAAGGTGGCCTGGCTGGGCAGGGCGGGCACGAGTGCTTCGCCCTCACCCGGCAGCAACAGCCGCATGTCGCCTTGCAATTGCAGGTGCGTGAATTGCTGCGTGGCGGTACACACCTGTTCGATCTCCAGCGCACCGGCCAGCTGGCTGGCCAGTGAATACAGGGCATCCGAGCGCTGGGCCGCCTGTTGGGCCTCGTAGGCGCGCAGGCGCAGGCTGATGGTGAGCTGGCTGATCACCAGGGCCACCACCAGCATCACGGCGAAGGTCAGCAGGTACTGGACATCGCTGACGGCAAACGACCAGCGAGGTGGCACATAGAAGAAGTCGAACAGGCCCACGCTCAGGAAAGAGGCCAGCACCGCCGGGCCGCGGCCCAGGCGGGTGGCCACCAGCACCACGGTCAGCAGGAACAGCATGACGGTGTTGACCAGCTCCAGCCAGTCATGCAGCGGGATGGTGAGCGCCGTGGTGAGCCCGCAAGCGACGATGGCGAGCAGGTACTCGGACCAGGTGGCGTGCCTTGCAGGGGCGTTGATCGGGCTGATCGTGGTGGACATGGGTGGCTGAATCGGTGCCGGGATGATTCAGCTTATTCAACTGCGCATCTCGCTGTTGAAAATTCTGGCACGGCGGGTATAAAAAAGCCGTAAAGATCAGGCGGGCCTGGGGTGCTCGACGCCCTCGATGCTGCGCAATCTGAAATCCTGACCGGCCAGCCAGGCCTTGCGGAACGAGCCGCAGGCGGGGCAGGGGTCGATGCGGGTGGGGGGGCTGAAAGCGTGCTGGCAATCCTGGCATTGCGCCAGGGCTTCGATGGTGTGGATGTGCACCAGAGCGCCCTGTGCCAGCGTGCCTTGCAAGGCGCTGTCCAGTGCGGTGCGCAGCGCGCCTTCGTCCACGCAACTGAGCGTGCCGATGTCCAGCGTCAGGCTGGTGATACGGGCCAGCTCGTGCGCGTGGGCTTCCAGCAGTTGCACGATTTCCATGGCCAGGGAGAGTTCATGCATGGTCTGGCTGCTCCACGGCGTGTTGGTCTCCCACGCAGGGAAGCGCTTTGGTCAGCCAGGCTTCCAGCAGCCGCCAGGCTTGAGGCAGCAGCGACTGGGCTTCGGCGGACAAGGGGGCACCCAGCTCGAAGCCATGGCCTCTCAAGGTCAGCAGATCGGCGAGGGGTGGTGGTGCATTCAGCAGTGATTCGAACAAGGCCAGCAAGTCGCTGGGGGTGCAGCTGTGGCTGTTGACCGCAGGCTCCCGCGGCACTCGGTGCTCGTGGGGCGCTGCGCCTTGCTCGGTGGCGTGTTCGCGTGGGCAGCCAGATGGGGCGCTCGCCGTGGACGTCTTCGAGACCGTTTGCAAGGCCACCGGTGCATCGTGCTGGGCTGCCGCATCGATGAACAGCACCTGCTCGCGCCCTTGCAGGTCCAGCGCGTGCTCCACCATCAGCTGCTGGTCGGTGACCAGTTCGATGGCTTGCTGCACGTCCGCGGTCTGCGTCGCCAGCCAGGCCTGCAATTGCTGGGCGAGCAGCGGCCCGAAGGCATCGTCACCCCGGCTGGGGTTGCCCACGGCCAGCACGAGGATGGGGGCTTTGTCGCTCCGGGCGTTCACCAGGCTCATGATGGCCAGTTGCCCGGCTGGGCGTTCGCTGGCAGCACAGGGTGCTCGATGCGGCCGTCTTCGTGTTTGAGCAGCAGGTCGATGGCCTGGCCTTCGGCGTCCAGCAGCTCCACGCGCAGCGGCATCTTGCCCACGGCATGCGTGGCACACGACAGGCAGGGGTCATAAGCGCGAATCGCCACCTCGACGTGGTTGAGCAGGCCTTCGCTCAATTCGCGTCCATCAAAGTATGTCGCGGCCACGCTGCGCACAGCCTCGTTCATGGCCGTGTTGTTGTGCGTGGTCGAGACGATCAGGTTGGCGTAGCTGATCAGCTCGTCGTCACCGATGCGGTAGTGGTGGATCAGGGTGCCGCGCGGGGCTTCGATCACGCCGATGCCCTCGCGCAGGGGCGTGCCTTTGGCCATCAGGTCGGTGCCGATGATGTCCGGGTCATTCAGCAGGCGTTCGATGCTTTCGGCGCAATGCAGCATGTCGATCATGCGCGCCCAATGCTGCGCCAGCGAGGCGGTGACCGGCTTGCCGTGGTTCCAGGCCTTGAACTCCTCGCGGGCGGCCTCGGCCCGTGGTGTGTCGAGGTAGCTGGCGTTGTTGATGCGTGCCAGCGGCCCCACGCGGTACCAGCCATGCTCGGGCCCCATGGCACGCAGGTGCGGGAACTTCATGTAGGTCCAGGGCTTGACCTCTTCTTGCAGCAGTTGGTTGTACTGGTGCACGTCCACCTGGTCGACCACGTGCAGGCCGTGTGCGTCGTTGACGCGCAAGGCGCCGTCGTACAGGTCACCCGCGCCATCGGGCCGCACCAGGGACATGAACATCGAGGGGAAGTTTGCAAACTCACCTTGCTCGGGTTGCCCGGCCAGGAACAGGTCACGGGCCAGGCCCAGCGCATGGGCGCACCAGTCGGTGATCTGCCCGATGTCACCCTGCATCAGCTTGCGGTCTTCGCTGGACAAGGCCTTGTTGAAGCCGCCGGGCACCGAGCCCGTGCCGTGCACGCGCTTGCCCGTGAGCAGGCGGATCACCTCCTGGCCGTACTTGCGGATGCGGATGCCTTGCAGGCCCAGCTCGCGGTGGTCCTGCAGCACGCCCACGATGTTGCGGTGGGCCACGTCATCGTCAAAGCCGAACAGCAGGTCGGGCGAGGCGAGGTGGAAGAAGTGCAGCGCGTTGGACTGCAGCACCTGCGCGAAGTGCAGCAGGCGGCGCAGCTTCTCGGCCGTCGGTGTGATGCGGTCATTGCCGATCACAAAGGCATCACAGGCCTTGCTGGCCGCCAGCAGGTGGCTGACCGGGCAGATGCCGCACAGGCGTTGCACCAGGGTGGGCACTTCCCAATAAGGGCGGCCCTGGATGAAGCGTTCGAAGCCGCGGAACTCGACGATGTGCAGGCGCGCCTGTTTGACGCGGCGGTGTTCGTCCAGCAGCAGCGTGACCTTGCCGTGGCCCTCAACGCGGCTCACAGGCTCGATCACCACGCGGTTCAGGCCGGATGGGTCTTCAGCGGTTTCGAGTGGGCTGGGCATGGGTGTGATGGGGGTGTGGGCGGCTCAGTCGAAACGGCGCAGGTCTTCAGGCAGCACGGGTGCACGCTGTTCAAGCATGGCCATGATCAGCTCGCGAAAGGCCGCGGCCGGTGGCGGGCAACCGGCCAGGGTGTAGTCGATGGGCACCACTTCGTGCAGCGGCAGCACCTTCTTGAGCAAGGGGGGCAATTCGGGGTCTTGCGGCACCTGAGGGTTGAGCACATCGGTGCCCAGATAGGCCTCGGCCACCAGCTCCGACACCGGGATGCCATTGCGCAAGGCCGGCACGCCGCCATACATGGCGCAGGCGCCCACGGCCACCAGTACCTTGCAGCGCTGCCTGAACTGGTGCAGCACCTCGACGTTCTCGCGGTTGCACAGGCCGCCTTCAATCAGACCGATGTCCACGCCTTGTTCGCTCACCTGCTTGATGTCGGTCAGCGGGCTGCGGTCGAACTCGATGTGCTCGATCAGGTCGGCCAGGGCTTCATCCACATCCAGAAAGGACATGTGGCAGCCAAAGCAGCCGGCCAGCGAGCACGTGGCAATGCGCAGCTTGCGGCTCATGTGTCCTCCGGGCGCTGGGCGATGTCGGCATGGTCGTAATGCCGCTGGCCGATGGGGATGACAAAGCCTTGCCGCTTGGGCATGAGCGCGCCCGTCGGGCAGATGGACAAGGCGCGGTCGGTGGCGGCCACGGCGCTGTCTTTCAAGGTGCCGCTGGGGCTGTTGATCAGCAGCTCGGTTTTCAGGCCGCGGCCACCGATGGCGAACACGTTCTTGCCGTCCACCTCGCGGCTGGCGCGCACGCACAGTTCGCACAGCACACAGCGGCTGCGGTCCAGCAGCACGTCGGGGTGCGTGGCATCGACCGCGTGCTGCGGGTATTCGTGCACGAAGTGGGTGTCCTGCATGCCCAGGTGGTAGCCCAGGGCCTGCAGGTGGCAGTTGCCGCTTTTCTCGCAGAAGGGGCAGTGGTGGTTGCCCTCCACGAACAGCATCTGGATGAGGCGTTGGCGGTCGAGGTTGATGTCGGGCGCTTCGGACTCGACTTCCATGCCCGCGCTGGCCGGCATGGTGCACGAGGTGACCGTGCGGCCCTTGATGCGCACGCTGCAGACCTTGCAGCTGCCGATGGGATCGAAGTCGGCGTGGTGGCACAGGTGCGGGATGTAGGCGCCGGCAGCTTGCGCGGCCTGCATGATGGTCTGGCCAGGCTCGAAGGGGATGTCGCGGCCATCGAGCTTGAAGGTCGCTTGGGGGCTCGTGCTCATGCGGGCCTCCGTGCCAGCGT contains:
- the kdpE gene encoding two-component system response regulator KdpE — protein: MSLNPYTILLVEDDPHIRRFVHAALEGDGCRVVESDTMQHGLIEAGTRKPDMVILDLGLPDGDGRQFVTDLRTWSSMPVLVLSARAAEVDKIDVLDAGADDYLTKPFSVGELLARVRAMLRRARRGTDIEQPVFKFGTIEVDLIRRQVTRNGQAVHLTPIEYRLLCVLLAHAGKVMTHRQLLREVWGPAYAESNHYTRIYVGHLRQKLEDDPAQPRHFLTEVGVGYRFQLDN
- a CDS encoding DUF4118 domain-containing protein, translated to MSTTISPINAPARHATWSEYLLAIVACGLTTALTIPLHDWLELVNTVMLFLLTVVLVATRLGRGPAVLASFLSVGLFDFFYVPPRWSFAVSDVQYLLTFAVMLVVALVISQLTISLRLRAYEAQQAAQRSDALYSLASQLAGALEIEQVCTATQQFTHLQLQGDMRLLLPGEGEALVPALPSQATLPTTMALMAQAVYRDYKGHGAQHAGDDDQLHVMLPLTGSTRARGVLIISTSHARAQKLATERTLLDALASLVATALERLHFVNVAHQTQLEMNDERLRGSILSALSHDIRTPLTSLFGLADTLTLLQPPLPAPAHEMAGAIRDQAMRLHSMVSNLLDMARLQSGQQAGQLPLRLEWQPIEEVIGASIQLLGHSLHGHRITVQLPDTLPLVAIDAVLMERVFGNLLENASKYAPPGSDIHVQAHTDGARMLVSVRNAGSGFPADKLHHVFDVFERGQPESAIPGVGLGLSICRVIVEAHGGQIEALNPPEGGAEVRFTLPLGHPPAIEPELDMPSPARPGATLDTNTEARR
- the hypA gene encoding hydrogenase maturation nickel metallochaperone HypA; the protein is MHELSLAMEIVQLLEAHAHELARITSLTLDIGTLSCVDEGALRTALDSALQGTLAQGALVHIHTIEALAQCQDCQHAFSPPTRIDPCPACGSFRKAWLAGQDFRLRSIEGVEHPRPA
- a CDS encoding Ni/Fe hydrogenase subunit alpha, with product MPSPLETAEDPSGLNRVVIEPVSRVEGHGKVTLLLDEHRRVKQARLHIVEFRGFERFIQGRPYWEVPTLVQRLCGICPVSHLLAASKACDAFVIGNDRITPTAEKLRRLLHFAQVLQSNALHFFHLASPDLLFGFDDDVAHRNIVGVLQDHRELGLQGIRIRKYGQEVIRLLTGKRVHGTGSVPGGFNKALSSEDRKLMQGDIGQITDWCAHALGLARDLFLAGQPEQGEFANFPSMFMSLVRPDGAGDLYDGALRVNDAHGLHVVDQVDVHQYNQLLQEEVKPWTYMKFPHLRAMGPEHGWYRVGPLARINNASYLDTPRAEAAREEFKAWNHGKPVTASLAQHWARMIDMLHCAESIERLLNDPDIIGTDLMAKGTPLREGIGVIEAPRGTLIHHYRIGDDELISYANLIVSTTHNNTAMNEAVRSVAATYFDGRELSEGLLNHVEVAIRAYDPCLSCATHAVGKMPLRVELLDAEGQAIDLLLKHEDGRIEHPVLPANAQPGNWPS
- a CDS encoding NADP oxidoreductase, giving the protein MSRKLRIATCSLAGCFGCHMSFLDVDEALADLIEHIEFDRSPLTDIKQVSEQGVDIGLIEGGLCNRENVEVLHQFRQRCKVLVAVGACAMYGGVPALRNGIPVSELVAEAYLGTDVLNPQVPQDPELPPLLKKVLPLHEVVPIDYTLAGCPPPAAAFRELIMAMLEQRAPVLPEDLRRFD
- a CDS encoding 2Fe-2S iron-sulfur cluster-binding protein; protein product: MSTSPQATFKLDGRDIPFEPGQTIMQAAQAAGAYIPHLCHHADFDPIGSCKVCSVRIKGRTVTSCTMPASAGMEVESEAPDINLDRQRLIQMLFVEGNHHCPFCEKSGNCHLQALGYHLGMQDTHFVHEYPQHAVDATHPDVLLDRSRCVLCELCVRASREVDGKNVFAIGGRGLKTELLINSPSGTLKDSAVAATDRALSICPTGALMPKRQGFVIPIGQRHYDHADIAQRPEDT